ACTTCTCCCGTCCAGTCCTCCACTTCTATCAGCTCAGGCTCAGGACACTTGTTAAAGTTAAATTTCGATGTAAAATGCCAGAGGTAGCTGGCTATATCCCTTTCTTCCTCTTGAAGAAGAGAGAGAACCACATAGTCGTATCCTGAACTAGCCCGCTCCAAAAGCTCAACCGCACGCGCATAAGCTCGGTCCAGATAAACTTTCTTAGGAAGGGTTTCAGCCTCCTCTGCAGGACCAACTTCAAATTTCAAAGCGAGCGGGGTTGCATAGAAAAATGGACCTACCAATTGGTGTTCGCCAAATTGAAAATCTCTTAGCCAATCCATTAGTTTCATAGATATTCTCCTTTTATACTTTTGTATCATTATATCACGCTTAACAAAATTCTGTCTAGTTTTCCATAGGAAAATATGATAGACTAGTACTAAACACAAACTAGGAGAAAAATATGAAAACAGCATTCATTTCAGAAAAAGCCAAATCACGCTTTAACCTCAATTTTATCCTATCGCCTATCG
The nucleotide sequence above comes from Streptococcus sp. 29887. Encoded proteins:
- a CDS encoding DUF3885 domain-containing protein, with amino-acid sequence MKLMDWLRDFQFGEHQLVGPFFYATPLALKFEVGPAEEAETLPKKVYLDRAYARAVELLERASSGYDYVVLSLLQEEERDIASYLWHFTSKFNFNKCPEPELIEVEDWTGEVLVFERYLFPVADQDLKALLWEIIKADHGGFHYLSSSVFFLSSKEKVIYHCYDDRGVDVAVVDDDKRRQLFTDCHNLLFDYDMEEMVRRMES